In Phaeobacter inhibens DSM 16374, the following proteins share a genomic window:
- a CDS encoding tetratricopeptide repeat protein, which yields MENKLRIRHFGAFGVFLPDGESILLGSKHQALLALLSTAEGGVRTRAFLERTLWSLAQPEQAKASLRTALSTLRRHLGADCATLLSANRERVVLDLSKIEVDADPGKGDFMEGFELPHETTFAVWLEQQRNELTRADARNRAATGMLRNYSRAVLDSLLPPIAVLPFVHRAPGDAKSPLGALLSEELVRHLSRSHAFCVTSYLASRQFDPHQIRPSEVYSMAGANYLVSGTVNVTGQTYRLQVDLHDAERERVIWSRDFTEALSSLTSGCSAALRDVTAQIGWTVVGESVRLVGFRPLSKHDSHTLLMAAIALMQDMQLPQFNQAQEILAVLLEREVQHPVALTWMAMWHVMRVQKGFSTDRQLDAHLANQLVAAALAQDPSFSLALTVRGLIASHLMFRFDLAQDSYDLALKDNPNEALALLLKGTTLAYQNQPEDAVRLTDAARRLSPLGPQRYYFDSLSATANLGAQNYDRAISLADRSLQANPTFPATLRTKAIALHSMGQTAKARDVVKSLLDVQPGFNIARYEKDHAAPNASFGKDWSKALRSAGVPA from the coding sequence ATGGAAAATAAACTTAGAATTCGCCATTTTGGCGCTTTTGGAGTTTTTCTGCCCGATGGAGAAAGTATTCTCCTCGGCTCAAAGCACCAAGCACTATTGGCACTTTTGTCTACCGCAGAGGGGGGGGTCCGAACGCGGGCCTTTCTGGAGCGCACACTTTGGAGTTTGGCGCAGCCAGAACAGGCCAAGGCGAGCCTGCGGACCGCGCTTTCGACCCTTCGAAGACATCTTGGCGCGGACTGCGCGACTCTACTCTCTGCAAATCGGGAGCGCGTGGTACTGGATTTGTCCAAGATCGAAGTGGATGCGGATCCGGGAAAAGGCGATTTCATGGAGGGATTCGAACTCCCGCATGAGACGACATTTGCAGTCTGGTTGGAACAGCAGCGCAATGAGCTGACACGAGCCGATGCGCGGAACCGGGCTGCCACCGGAATGCTGCGGAACTATAGCCGTGCGGTGCTTGACAGCCTGCTGCCACCGATTGCGGTTCTACCGTTTGTGCACCGTGCGCCCGGAGATGCGAAATCGCCGCTCGGTGCATTGCTCTCTGAGGAATTGGTGCGCCATCTGTCGCGCAGCCACGCCTTTTGCGTGACGTCTTATCTGGCCTCGCGGCAGTTTGATCCGCATCAGATCCGGCCAAGCGAAGTCTACTCGATGGCGGGCGCCAATTATCTGGTCTCAGGAACGGTAAATGTTACCGGGCAGACGTATCGGTTACAGGTCGATCTGCATGATGCCGAGCGTGAGCGGGTCATCTGGTCCCGTGATTTCACGGAGGCCCTCTCGTCACTGACCAGCGGCTGTAGTGCCGCGTTGCGGGATGTGACTGCGCAGATCGGATGGACGGTTGTGGGAGAGTCAGTGCGACTGGTCGGCTTTCGCCCCCTGTCCAAACACGACAGCCATACGCTGCTGATGGCGGCGATTGCACTGATGCAGGACATGCAGTTGCCGCAGTTCAATCAGGCGCAGGAAATTCTCGCGGTATTGTTGGAGCGAGAGGTACAGCACCCGGTTGCTCTGACATGGATGGCCATGTGGCATGTGATGCGGGTCCAGAAGGGGTTCTCGACTGATCGGCAGCTGGATGCACATCTGGCCAATCAGTTGGTTGCGGCGGCACTGGCGCAGGACCCTTCCTTCTCTCTGGCGTTGACGGTGCGCGGATTGATCGCCAGCCATCTGATGTTCCGCTTTGATCTGGCGCAGGATTCCTATGATCTTGCGTTGAAGGACAACCCGAACGAAGCCCTGGCCTTGCTGCTGAAAGGGACCACACTCGCCTATCAGAACCAGCCGGAAGACGCTGTACGCCTGACCGATGCCGCGCGTCGGCTGTCACCTCTTGGGCCGCAGCGATACTATTTCGATTCGCTCTCGGCGACGGCCAATCTTGGGGCACAGAACTATGACCGCGCGATTAGCCTTGCGGATCGGTCGCTACAGGCTAACCCGACGTTCCCGGCAACGTTGCGGACGAAGGCCATTGCCCTGCACTCGATGGGTCAGACGGCAAAGGCGCGGGATGTTGTGAAGTCCCTCTTGGATGTCCAGCCGGGCTTCAATATCGCCCGCTATGAAAAGGACCATGCTGCCCCCAATGCCTCCTTTGGCAAGGACTGGAGCAAGGCGCTGAGATCTGCAGGCGTTCCTGCCTGA
- a CDS encoding MBL fold metallo-hydrolase encodes MTVTRRRFVQGLGAGMALLPAGRVWAETRVSLGGAEVLSLSDGQMRLPPSFLYGDLDPAMLAPVLAKHGMTPDDPLTPAINITLLRDADRIVLFDAGAGPGFQDGTGLLPDALAAAGISPEDITHVVFTHCHPDHLWGVLDDFDDPLFANAKHLMGRQEWDYWFDPATVDTIGEDRASMAVGARRRMEILADGITLFDDGVELLPGIAARATFGHSPGHMSFEIARGTDRIMILGDAVTNAHVSFSEPSWEIASDQDPVTAARVRQQLLQQLASEQLLVVGYHLPDGGMGYVEATGGGYRFVPGI; translated from the coding sequence ATGACAGTGACAAGACGGCGTTTCGTGCAGGGGTTGGGGGCGGGGATGGCTTTGCTGCCAGCGGGTCGCGTCTGGGCCGAGACCAGGGTCTCGCTTGGTGGTGCGGAGGTTCTCAGCCTGTCCGATGGTCAGATGCGTCTGCCACCGTCGTTTTTATACGGTGACCTAGATCCCGCCATGCTCGCGCCGGTTCTGGCAAAGCATGGGATGACTCCTGACGACCCGCTGACGCCGGCGATCAATATCACGCTTCTGCGTGATGCGGATCGCATTGTTCTCTTCGATGCGGGTGCTGGGCCTGGTTTTCAGGATGGGACAGGTCTGTTGCCGGATGCATTGGCAGCGGCCGGGATCAGCCCCGAGGATATTACCCACGTTGTCTTCACCCATTGCCATCCGGACCACCTCTGGGGGGTTCTGGACGATTTCGACGATCCGCTTTTTGCCAACGCAAAGCATTTGATGGGGCGTCAGGAGTGGGACTATTGGTTTGATCCGGCGACTGTCGATACAATCGGCGAGGACAGGGCGTCCATGGCCGTCGGTGCGCGTCGCCGAATGGAGATACTGGCAGATGGAATCACTCTCTTTGATGACGGTGTCGAGCTCCTGCCCGGCATCGCTGCGCGCGCCACCTTTGGCCATTCGCCTGGCCATATGTCGTTTGAGATCGCTCGTGGAACCGACAGGATTATGATCTTGGGGGATGCAGTTACCAATGCTCATGTCAGTTTCTCTGAACCGAGCTGGGAGATTGCGTCAGATCAGGATCCAGTTACCGCGGCACGGGTGCGCCAGCAGCTGTTACAACAACTGGCCTCTGAACAGCTGTTGGTTGTGGGCTATCATCTGCCCGATGGTGGTATGGGGTATGTCGAGGCAACCGGCGGTGGGTATCGCTTCGTGCCGGGCATTTAA
- a CDS encoding NADPH:quinone reductase, producing the protein MKAITYRAFGSAETVLQLEDLPDIAPARGELRVELAYSGVNPSDVKARAGARAGVSELPYPVIVPHSDGSGVIVEVGEGVDPARIGEEVWIWNGQWQRPNGTAACSITLPADQAVALPAGLTLQQGAVLGIPGLTAAHTVFSGGDVGGKTVLVQGGAGTVGLLAVQLAKWGGARVVATCSPEDFDRVRRVGADAVLSYAEDDLAEQILAANGGRPMDHIVEVEFGANCTVDTAVIAPNGRIAAYGSARNMTPNLPFYPLMFKAVTLEMALVYLLLAEARHNAIERINAAAAQGALQPPIAAVFDLVDTAKAHHAVEAGKRAGAILVKTG; encoded by the coding sequence ATGAAAGCGATCACATATCGGGCATTTGGATCGGCGGAAACTGTGCTGCAGTTGGAGGATTTGCCCGATATCGCGCCTGCGCGGGGCGAGCTCCGCGTTGAACTGGCCTATTCTGGCGTCAACCCATCGGATGTGAAGGCGAGGGCCGGTGCCCGTGCCGGTGTCTCTGAACTACCCTATCCCGTGATTGTCCCGCATAGCGACGGATCTGGGGTGATCGTCGAGGTGGGCGAAGGAGTTGATCCGGCCCGGATCGGTGAGGAAGTCTGGATCTGGAATGGTCAGTGGCAGCGTCCAAATGGCACTGCAGCCTGTTCGATCACCCTGCCTGCGGATCAGGCTGTCGCTTTGCCCGCTGGGCTGACCCTGCAACAGGGGGCAGTTCTGGGTATTCCAGGGCTTACAGCGGCCCACACGGTGTTTTCTGGCGGTGATGTCGGCGGCAAAACCGTGCTGGTACAGGGAGGAGCCGGTACTGTTGGTCTGCTGGCGGTGCAGCTGGCCAAATGGGGTGGTGCGCGGGTGGTTGCCACCTGCTCGCCAGAGGATTTTGATCGCGTCCGACGTGTTGGCGCCGATGCGGTGCTGAGTTACGCTGAGGATGATCTGGCCGAACAGATCTTGGCCGCAAACGGGGGCCGCCCCATGGATCACATTGTTGAGGTCGAATTCGGTGCCAACTGTACGGTCGACACCGCCGTTATCGCCCCCAACGGGCGCATCGCCGCATATGGATCGGCGCGGAACATGACCCCAAACCTGCCGTTTTATCCCTTGATGTTCAAAGCTGTGACACTGGAAATGGCGCTGGTCTATCTGCTGCTCGCAGAGGCCCGGCACAATGCCATCGAACGGATCAACGCCGCTGCAGCTCAGGGCGCGCTTCAGCCTCCTATTGCTGCGGTCTTCGACCTGGTCGATACAGCTAAGGCGCATCACGCCGTGGAAGCCGGAAAACGCGCAGGAGCGATCCTTGTAAAGACCGGGTGA